A window of Hippoglossus stenolepis isolate QCI-W04-F060 chromosome 16, HSTE1.2, whole genome shotgun sequence contains these coding sequences:
- the kcnj4 gene encoding ATP-sensitive inward rectifier potassium channel 12 produces MGTSKSNRYSVVSGILPVDERQKIASLGLCNGHSSTNFQLRSACNTETDDSRRRSGESVVSSTRTHGGMNNYNGKILTRGSNQVRSRFVKKNGQCNVVFTNMEDKRQRYLADIFTTCVDIRWRYLLLIFCASFMVSWLFFGIIFYTVSLAHGDFEEQPTGKGDGLVVGELHGPTPGHTAGGQPQRMPCILHVQGFVGALLFSMETQTTIGYGWRCVTEECPVAVLTVMVQSIVGCIIDSFTIGTIMAKMARPKKRNQTLVFSKNAVISLRDGKLCLMWRVGNLRKSHIVEAHVRAQLIRSYVTAEGEFIPLEQMDLNVGYDEGTDRLFLVSPLVIVHEIDKDSPLYTLSRADLESDDFEVVVILEGMVEATAMTTQFRSSYLAREIFWGHRFEPVIYEDRDRYKVDYSRFQKTYEVPSTPHLSAKELGEAASRASSVASHVSAYRSTQDLIPRTLSAFCYENEVALSCDEDEDDIFDSSPSVGKERPEERTTSVSVDFQNMFQDTATMTSGSHSVMCVLDMDNNEMEFDNLQTAIPLDPVTYKSEQEI; encoded by the exons ATGGGAACAAGTAAATCCAACAG GTACAGCGTTGTGTCAGGCATTTTACCGGTGGACGAGCGCCAGAAGATCGCCAGTTTAGGACTCTGCAACGGCCACAGCTCCACCAACTTCCAACTGCGCTCAGCCTGCAACACAGAGACGGACGACAGTCGGAGGAGGTCAGGAGAATCTGTGGTGTCCAGCACGAGGACACACGGAGGGATGAACAACTACAACGGAAAGATTCTGACAAGGGGCTCCAACCAAGTGCGGAGCAGGTTTGTTAAGAAAAATGGACAATGTAATGTTGTGTTCACCAACATGGAAGACAAGAGGCAACGCTACCTCGCCGACATCTTCACCACCTGCGTGGACATCCGCTGGAGGTATCTGCTGCTTATATTCTGCGCCAGCTTCATGGTGTCCTGGCTTTTCTTCGGCATTATCTTCTACACCGTCTCCCTGGCACATGGAGACTTTGAGGAGCAGCCCACAGGGAAGGGAGATGGGCTGGTGGTCGGGGAGTTGCATGGACCCACCCCTGGACACACAGCCGGAGGGCAGCCACAAAGGATGCCCTGCATACTTCATGTGCAGGGATTCGTTGGGGCGCTCCTGTTCTCCATGGAGACCCAGACCACTATTGGTTACGGCTGGCGCTGCGTTACCGAGGAGTGCCCAGTCGCAGTGCTGACAGTGATGGTCCAGTCCATCGTCGGCTGCATCATTGACTCTTTCACGATTGGCACCATCATGGCCAAGATGGCACGGCCAAAGAAGAGGAATCAGACCCTTGTGTTCTCCAAGAATGCCGTCATCTCTCTGCGCGACGGCAAACTCTGCCTCATGTGGAGGGTGGGGAACCTGCGGAAGAGCCACATCGTGGAGGCTCATGTCCGAGCACAGCTCATAAGGTCGTACGTCACAGCTGAGGGTGAATTCATCCCCTTGGAGCAGATGGACCTGAACGTGGGCTACGATGAGGGCACCGACAGGCTGTTTCTAGTATCGCCACTGGTTATAGTCCACGAGATAGATAAAGATAGCCCCTTGTACACTTTGAGTCGagctgatctggagtcagatgACTTTGAGGTTGTTGTGATCCTGGAGGGGATGGTGGAGGCCACGGCCATGACCACCCAGTTCCGTAGCTCCTACCTTGCTCGAGAGATCTTCTGGGGTCACAGGTTCGAGCCTGTGATCTACGAGGACCGGGACCGCTACAAGGTAGACTACTCTCGCTTCCAAAAGACCTACGAGGTGCCGTCAACGCCTCACCTCAGCGCCAAAGAACTCGGCGAGGCCGCGAGTCGAGCCTCCTCTGTCGCTTCTCACGTCTCCGCGTATAGATCCACTCAAGACTTGATTCCCAGGACGCTGAGCGCCTTCTGTTACGAGAACGAAGTGGCCCTGAGCTgcgacgaggacgaggacgacaTTTTCGACTCCTCTCCGAGCGTGGGGAAGGAGAGGCCGGAGGAAAGGACGACCTCAGTTTCTGTAGACTTCCAAAATATGTTCCAGGACACAGCCACCATGACATCAGGCAGTCACAGCGTCATGTGTGTTCTGGACATGGACAACAATGAGATGGAGTTTGACAACCTGCAGACGGCCATTCCTCTTGATCCTGTGACCTACAAGAGCGAGCAAGAGATCTGA